In one window of Streptomyces sp. FXJ1.172 DNA:
- a CDS encoding CsbD family protein: MSTADKADNTGDKKKGKAKEALGKAVGDERLQAEGKADHVEGDVKQADEKAKDAAKDLFRD; this comes from the coding sequence ATGAGCACAGCGGACAAGGCCGACAACACCGGCGACAAGAAGAAGGGCAAGGCAAAGGAAGCACTCGGCAAGGCGGTCGGCGACGAACGCTTGCAAGCAGAAGGCAAGGCCGACCACGTCGAAGGCGACGTCAAACAGGCCGACGAGAAAGCCAAGGACGCGGCGAAGGACCTCTTCAGGGACTGA
- a CDS encoding YihY/virulence factor BrkB family protein, giving the protein MDDTDGRKQEWWAALCRTPVAVWNDDVADWAAALTYYAVLALFPVLLVILSVLGLTMPTTTPAVIDRVTGVVPVASRGLLRGALLQMAEQSSAAWMLVFFGAVGALWSGCSYLSVFRRALHAIHHANAHRPVWRTAPRIIITAIVLISLLLTTTLALLVSGSLARRLGRAFNLGTVPQTAWDALRWPVLAAVAVALVLVLYRSGPAPSRRVRKTAPGGGLAIVLLLTISLGFTLYASHVSTYHRLYGSLAGVVVFLIWLWLSNLALLIGAQFNVELAKPAPHRSTAIAASASATPQSPS; this is encoded by the coding sequence ATGGATGATACTGACGGCCGTAAGCAAGAGTGGTGGGCGGCGCTGTGCCGCACACCGGTGGCGGTCTGGAACGATGACGTCGCCGACTGGGCCGCCGCTCTGACCTACTACGCCGTCCTCGCCCTGTTCCCCGTCCTGTTGGTGATTCTCTCGGTTCTGGGGCTGACCATGCCCACTACGACGCCTGCGGTGATCGACCGGGTGACGGGGGTCGTCCCGGTCGCCTCCCGCGGGCTGCTGCGCGGTGCTCTTCTGCAGATGGCCGAACAGTCGTCCGCGGCATGGATGCTGGTCTTCTTCGGCGCCGTCGGAGCGTTGTGGTCGGGCTGCAGCTATCTGAGTGTCTTCCGCAGGGCCCTGCACGCGATCCACCACGCCAACGCACACCGGCCGGTATGGCGCACCGCCCCGCGCATCATCATCACTGCGATCGTACTGATCAGCCTGCTGCTCACCACGACTCTCGCGCTGTTGGTGAGCGGGAGCCTGGCCAGGCGCCTGGGCCGGGCCTTCAACCTGGGCACCGTGCCTCAGACCGCGTGGGACGCGCTGCGCTGGCCCGTTCTGGCTGCGGTGGCGGTTGCCCTCGTCCTGGTGCTCTACCGGTCAGGTCCGGCTCCCTCGAGACGGGTGCGGAAAACGGCGCCGGGTGGTGGGCTGGCGATCGTGCTTCTGCTGACCATCTCCCTCGGCTTCACCCTCTACGCCTCGCACGTGAGCACTTACCACCGTCTGTACGGTTCGCTGGCGGGCGTGGTGGTCTTCCTCATCTGGCTGTGGCTGTCCAACCTGGCCCTCTTGATCGGCGCTCAGTTCAACGTAGAGCTGGCGAAACCCGCCCCGCATCGGTCGACTGCGATTGCTGCCTCAGCGTCGGCGACCCCACAGTCTCCCAGCTGA
- a CDS encoding carbonic anhydrase yields the protein MTEIKTPTPRDAYELLLAGNQRFVAGSPEHPNQDATRRAEIAPSQQPFAVLFGCSDSRLAAEIIFDRGLGDLFVVRTAGHVMGPEVLGSIEFGVDVLGCPLVVVLGHDSCGAVGAACAALEDGMTPAGYVRDVVERVTPSVLAARAAGQVEPDQILAEHIRHTADLLLDRSRVLADKVAAGQAAVVGLHYRLADGSAQLVAARGLDATVPAAS from the coding sequence ATGACAGAGATCAAGACCCCGACGCCCCGTGACGCCTACGAGCTGCTGCTGGCCGGTAACCAGCGCTTCGTCGCGGGCTCCCCCGAGCACCCGAACCAGGACGCTACCCGCCGCGCCGAGATTGCACCGTCCCAGCAGCCCTTCGCCGTGCTGTTCGGATGCTCCGACTCCCGGCTGGCCGCCGAGATCATCTTCGACCGCGGCCTGGGCGACCTGTTCGTGGTGCGCACCGCCGGCCACGTCATGGGCCCGGAGGTGCTGGGCAGCATCGAGTTCGGCGTGGACGTGCTGGGCTGCCCGCTGGTCGTGGTCCTCGGTCACGACTCGTGCGGCGCGGTCGGCGCGGCGTGCGCCGCGCTGGAGGACGGCATGACACCGGCCGGATACGTCCGGGACGTCGTGGAGCGGGTGACCCCCAGCGTGCTGGCCGCACGGGCCGCCGGACAGGTCGAGCCCGATCAGATCCTCGCCGAGCACATAAGGCACACCGCCGACCTGCTGCTGGACCGCTCCCGAGTCCTCGCCGACAAGGTCGCCGCCGGGCAGGCCGCCGTGGTGGGCCTGCACTACCGCCTAGCCGACGGCAGCGCACAACTCGTCGCAGCCCGCGGCCTCGACGCAACGGTCCCCGCCGCGTCCTGA
- a CDS encoding diacylglycerol/lipid kinase family protein: MTENASRPATGARRPYLIVNPHSGGGKASRFRIAQRARAFGVQVFLIDHSLPQDLATVARRAVDDGADLLGVAGGDGTQALVAEVAAESGLPFMVIPAGTRNHFAMDLGLDREDPSAALEALRDGVELRVDLGYAGERAFVNNVSFGAYAALVQDPAYREDKIGTMVRILPEFLAHHQGPELVVRTGLLTVDRPDAVLVSNNPYQIDDPAGLDRRAQLDSGLLGVLAARAETPAETAARLRSGQMHGLTRLATPDDVVIHADPPVVPVGLDGEAVTLRTPVRCRISPRTLRVWVPRHRPGIAPTGWRPPGWSVAQRAASLVGRFHGRHTA; encoded by the coding sequence GTGACTGAGAACGCGTCGCGACCGGCGACCGGCGCACGACGGCCCTATCTGATCGTGAACCCGCATTCAGGGGGAGGGAAGGCGAGCCGGTTCCGGATCGCGCAACGCGCCCGTGCGTTCGGAGTTCAGGTTTTCCTGATCGATCATTCCCTGCCCCAGGACCTGGCGACTGTCGCGCGACGCGCCGTGGACGACGGTGCGGATCTGCTCGGGGTCGCCGGGGGAGACGGCACGCAGGCGCTCGTCGCCGAGGTGGCCGCGGAGAGCGGCCTGCCGTTCATGGTCATTCCGGCGGGCACCCGCAACCACTTCGCGATGGATCTCGGTCTGGACCGTGAGGACCCTTCGGCCGCGCTGGAGGCCCTCAGGGACGGCGTCGAGCTGCGCGTGGATCTCGGGTACGCAGGCGAGCGGGCGTTCGTCAACAACGTGTCGTTCGGAGCGTACGCCGCCCTGGTGCAGGACCCCGCCTACCGGGAGGACAAGATCGGCACGATGGTACGGATCCTCCCGGAATTCCTGGCCCACCACCAGGGTCCGGAGCTGGTGGTACGCACAGGGCTGCTCACCGTGGACCGGCCGGACGCCGTACTGGTGAGCAACAACCCCTACCAGATCGACGACCCGGCCGGGCTCGACAGGCGTGCGCAGCTCGACTCCGGGCTCCTGGGAGTACTGGCCGCCAGGGCGGAGACCCCCGCCGAAACGGCCGCCAGGCTGCGAAGCGGGCAGATGCACGGACTGACCCGTCTGGCGACACCCGACGACGTCGTCATCCACGCCGATCCCCCGGTCGTCCCCGTCGGGCTGGACGGCGAAGCCGTCACCCTGCGCACTCCCGTGCGGTGCCGGATCAGTCCCCGGACGCTTCGGGTATGGGTTCCCCGCCATCGGCCGGGCATCGCGCCCACCGGATGGCGACCGCCGGGATGGTCCGTCGCCCAGCGGGCTGCTTCACTTGTCGGGCGGTTTCATGGCCGTCACACCGCTTGA
- the ltrA gene encoding group II intron reverse transcriptase/maturase — protein sequence MTVPTVTDRVVQAALKLVLEPIFEADFRPCSYGFRPNRRAHDAIAEIHLFGSQGYRWVLDADIEACFDRIDHAALMGRVRARVKDKRVLALVKSFLKAGITTEFGERNETTSGTPQGGILSPLLANIALSALDDFAAEQWSSVMTTRRDRERRRHRGLPTWRLVRYADDFVIMVHGTKEHVEELREQVSEVLAPMGLVLSPAKTRIVHLADGLDFLGFRIVWMRKRGTDKWHVYTFIADKPVVSLKRKIKALTQRLSHLDYKIALIRINQILRGWANYFKHAVAKHTMARLHTFVWWRLVRWVMHRHRMTWTAVRRWLRGPQGRWKLIELDGITLFHLGKVPITRYRYRGNSIPSPWPDALTDPIPTA from the coding sequence ATGACCGTGCCGACCGTCACCGACCGGGTGGTGCAGGCCGCGCTGAAGCTGGTCCTGGAGCCGATCTTCGAGGCGGATTTCCGTCCGTGCTCGTATGGGTTCCGGCCCAACCGGCGTGCGCACGACGCGATCGCTGAGATTCACCTGTTCGGTTCCCAGGGATATCGCTGGGTGCTGGACGCTGACATCGAGGCGTGCTTCGACCGCATCGACCACGCGGCCCTGATGGGCCGGGTCCGAGCGCGAGTGAAGGACAAGCGAGTGCTGGCGCTGGTGAAGTCGTTCCTCAAAGCCGGGATCACGACCGAGTTCGGCGAACGGAACGAGACCACCTCCGGAACACCGCAAGGAGGCATCCTCTCGCCCCTGCTGGCCAACATCGCGCTGTCCGCGCTCGACGACTTCGCCGCCGAGCAATGGTCAAGCGTGATGACGACCCGGCGGGATCGCGAACGACGGCGACATCGGGGCCTGCCGACCTGGCGACTGGTCCGCTACGCGGACGACTTCGTCATCATGGTCCACGGCACGAAGGAGCACGTCGAAGAGCTTCGCGAACAGGTGAGTGAGGTCCTGGCACCGATGGGCCTGGTCCTGTCACCGGCCAAGACCCGGATCGTCCATCTTGCGGACGGGCTCGACTTCCTCGGCTTTCGTATCGTTTGGATGCGGAAGCGGGGAACGGACAAGTGGCACGTCTATACCTTCATCGCCGACAAGCCGGTCGTGTCGCTGAAGCGGAAGATCAAGGCACTGACCCAGAGGTTGTCGCATCTCGATTACAAGATCGCGCTGATCCGGATCAACCAGATCCTGCGCGGCTGGGCCAACTACTTCAAACACGCGGTCGCCAAGCACACCATGGCCCGCCTGCACACCTTCGTCTGGTGGCGGCTGGTCCGCTGGGTGATGCACCGGCACCGCATGACGTGGACGGCCGTCCGGCGATGGCTCCGAGGCCCGCAAGGGCGTTGGAAACTCATCGAGTTGGACGGGATCACGCTGTTCCACCTCGGCAAGGTGCCGATCACTCGGTATCGCTACCGGGGCAACAGCATCCCCAGCCCTTGGCCGGACGCCCTGACCGACCCAATCCCAACGGCATGA
- a CDS encoding DUF5372 family protein, giving the protein MVTHPFHPLAGRRLVVLFTKRRAGAVVFVCASGASRSVTLPREWTDRAGEPVGHRLTAEGLSAARALVDALVSCRAGADGGGS; this is encoded by the coding sequence GTGGTCACGCATCCGTTTCACCCGCTGGCGGGCCGGCGTCTGGTGGTGTTGTTCACCAAGCGGCGAGCGGGAGCCGTGGTGTTTGTCTGCGCAAGCGGCGCATCGCGGAGTGTGACCCTGCCCCGGGAGTGGACCGACCGCGCCGGGGAGCCTGTCGGGCACCGGCTCACGGCCGAGGGCCTGAGTGCCGCTCGTGCACTGGTGGATGCGCTGGTCAGCTGTCGCGCCGGTGCGGACGGAGGCGGATCCTGA
- a CDS encoding recombinase zinc beta ribbon domain-containing protein — protein MQAAIADVFAAFKAGGSAYAVVSTFVGRPFPLRAFGGIWAGQLRWGRLTHARALGVLNNPCYAGTYVYGRYITRRRVDPDGTVHTGIQLQPRAEWPVVIHDHHDGYITWDDYEDNQARLEANCTHDGARPPREGLALCQGIMLCGSCGRPMTTRYHRGGRAAYECSASRADQQATETCRSIAADTVDDAVTERLLAALTPQQIALALAAAGEVADRHTRGHRAAELALDRARYEADRAERAFTRVEPENRLVARTLETRWEAKLAALAEAEQALDDVRKARPALPEPDALKALATDLPRLWDAPDTHHKDRKRLLRTLIADVTLLPEPNRHRARIGIRWHTGATDEISVMRNDLRTPSAAIDLITRLGPTHTDDELVDQLNAAGLTTGKKRPFDVKAVRWARHAYRVRAPRTVPYRDGEIGIDDMARILGVSYSAAYYWITHHRLDARQDRSGRWCVTWNETVEADCRARIASSGHLNPTGPGARPLPGHVYGCLTVHDVAMRLGIPADAVYYWIRIRRLAAYRTPAGRWCIPWDSTIEASARQHAAHTRNFTVTTPTITAGGAV, from the coding sequence GTGCAGGCCGCGATCGCGGACGTGTTCGCCGCCTTCAAGGCCGGCGGTTCGGCTTACGCGGTGGTCTCCACGTTCGTGGGCCGCCCCTTCCCTCTGCGGGCTTTCGGGGGCATCTGGGCCGGCCAGCTGCGCTGGGGCCGGCTGACCCACGCCCGTGCCCTCGGGGTGCTCAACAATCCCTGCTACGCGGGGACATATGTCTACGGACGGTACATCACCCGGCGGCGCGTCGACCCGGACGGCACCGTTCACACCGGCATCCAACTGCAGCCGCGGGCTGAGTGGCCGGTGGTCATCCATGACCACCACGATGGCTACATCACCTGGGACGACTACGAGGACAACCAGGCCAGGCTGGAGGCGAACTGCACCCATGACGGCGCCCGCCCGCCGCGCGAGGGCCTCGCCCTGTGTCAGGGGATCATGCTCTGCGGCTCCTGCGGGCGCCCGATGACCACCCGCTACCACCGCGGCGGCCGGGCCGCCTACGAGTGCTCGGCCTCCCGCGCCGACCAGCAGGCCACCGAAACCTGCCGCTCCATCGCCGCGGACACTGTGGACGACGCGGTCACCGAGCGGCTGCTGGCCGCACTCACCCCGCAGCAGATCGCTCTCGCCCTGGCCGCCGCAGGCGAGGTCGCCGACCGGCACACCCGCGGCCACCGCGCCGCTGAACTCGCCCTGGATCGCGCCCGTTACGAGGCCGACCGCGCCGAGCGCGCCTTCACCCGGGTCGAACCGGAAAACCGCCTGGTCGCCCGCACCTTGGAGACTCGCTGGGAGGCCAAGCTCGCTGCCCTCGCCGAAGCAGAGCAAGCCTTGGACGATGTCCGCAAGGCCCGGCCGGCGCTGCCCGAACCGGACGCTCTCAAGGCCCTCGCCACCGACCTGCCCCGCCTCTGGGACGCACCCGACACCCACCACAAGGACCGCAAACGCCTGCTGCGGACACTGATCGCGGACGTCACGCTACTGCCCGAACCCAACCGACACCGAGCACGGATCGGCATCCGCTGGCACACCGGCGCCACCGACGAAATCAGCGTGATGCGCAACGACCTGCGCACGCCGAGCGCCGCTATCGATCTGATCACCCGGCTCGGTCCCACCCACACGGACGACGAACTCGTCGACCAGCTCAACGCAGCCGGCCTGACCACCGGAAAGAAGCGCCCCTTCGACGTCAAAGCGGTGCGCTGGGCCCGCCATGCCTACCGCGTTCGGGCGCCCCGCACCGTTCCCTACCGGGACGGAGAGATCGGCATCGACGACATGGCCCGGATCCTGGGCGTCAGCTACAGCGCCGCCTACTACTGGATCACCCATCACCGTCTCGACGCCCGCCAGGACCGCAGCGGACGCTGGTGCGTGACCTGGAACGAAACCGTCGAAGCCGACTGCCGAGCCCGGATCGCCAGCTCCGGACACCTCAACCCCACCGGCCCCGGCGCCCGCCCGCTGCCCGGCCACGTCTACGGCTGCCTCACCGTCCACGACGTCGCGATGCGGCTCGGTATCCCAGCCGACGCCGTCTACTACTGGATCCGCATCCGCCGGCTGGCCGCCTATCGCACCCCGGCAGGCCGCTGGTGCATCCCCTGGGACAGCACGATCGAGGCATCAGCTCGCCAACACGCCGCCCACACACGGAACTTCACAGTCACAACGCCAACTATCACAGCAGGAGGGGCAGTATGA